The Coffea eugenioides isolate CCC68of chromosome 8, Ceug_1.0, whole genome shotgun sequence genome has a segment encoding these proteins:
- the LOC113781660 gene encoding pentatricopeptide repeat-containing protein At4g32450, mitochondrial-like, producing the protein MYRKKATLLTTFNSLATLPKVRRYPNSQSCIKTLALLCNFSTATERSDFRSDFDTSTEINSDYYADYKQNNNGFYRNTSGKVGNWNVGGNYGQFEENPHGFYVRNGNQTGVVYQQNPSRVYPINPRQQNPVGKNGVFASNSDSNMSFDGFKKGFQPNQEERNGDFMPINEFQHGSGGQNVNFGRESYESMQQNSGAIYQRREGGNGNFTNGHFREGHRTQLQQSSVGRSGNLSNGGSVGAERNLNWNHRTNPALQTGGFSDGYGGASQHNGMSHNVGKVGTLQQNSQNIHAGRPGNIEQMQGSYGNAGMRQQIISEDLKAGDESSGNYGDMNMTGRIEELDHYVEEGKLEEAVKVLGLLGEQGIKVDLPRYLALMTACGKDKALEEAKCIHQHLMRSIPNLEVSTYNKILEMYCQCRAMEDAYSIFEKMPQHNLTSWDIMIAGLAKNGHGENAIELFTEFKELGLKPDGQMYLGVFSACADLLDTTEGMLHFEAMSKDYGIVPSMEHYVSVVDMLGSAGYLDEALEFIEKMPVQPSVEVWETLMHLSRVQGNMELGDRCAELVELLDPSRLNEQSRAGLIPFKASDLSKGKEKRKADGHNPLEVRSRVHEFRAGDRSDPDHEKLYALLRGLKHQMKEAGYIPETKVVLHDIDQESKEEAVLGHSERLAVAKGLLNTPARSAMRIIKNLRICLDCHNAMKIISKLVGRELIMRDAKRFHHFKDGVCSCRDYW; encoded by the coding sequence ATGTATAGGAAGAAAGCTACGCTTCTTACTACTTTCAACTCTCTCGCAACTCTCCCAAAGGTACGCAGATATCCCAACTCTCAGAGCTGCATAAAGACCCTTGCTTTATTGTGTAATTTCAGTACTGCCACTGAAAGATCAGATTTTAGATCAGATTTTGATACCTCCACTGAGATTAATAGCGATTATTATGCTGATTATAAGCAAAACAATAATGGGTTTTATAGAAATACTAGTGGGAAGGTGGGAAATTGGAACGTTGGAGGAAATTATGGGCAATTTGAGGAAAATCCACATGGGTTTTATGTTAGAAACGGAAATCAAACTGGGGTGGTTTATCAGCAAAACCCTAGTAGGGTTTATCCCATAAACCCTAGGCAGCAAAACCCAGTTGGGAAAAATGGGGTTTTTGCAAGTAATAGTGATAGCAATATGTCTTTTGATGGCTTTAAGAAGGGGTTTCAGCCGAACCAGGAAGAGCGAAATGGGGATTTCATGCCTATAAATGAGTTTCAGCACGGTTCAGGTGGGCAAAATGTGAATTTTGGGAGGGAAAGCTATGAAAGTATGCAACAGAATTCAGGTGCAATTTATCAGAGACGAGAGGGGGGAAATGGGAATTTTACAAATGGGCATTTCAGAGAGGGCCACAGAACTCAGCTTCAGCAGAGCTCGGTTGGTAGAAGTGGGAATTTGAGTAATGGGGGTTCAGTTGGGGCTGAACGGAATCTAAATTGGAATCACAGAACAAATCCAGCATTACAGACGGGCGGTTTCTCTGATGGTTATGGTGGAGCGTCACAGCATAATGGAATGAGCCATAATGTGGGGAAGGTTGGAACTTTGCAGCAAAATTCTCAGAATATTCATGCTGGAAGACCTGGAAATATTGAACAAATGCAGGGCAGCTATGGTAATGCAGGAATGCGTCAGCAAATTATAAGTGAAGATTTGAAAGCGGGTGATGAGTCAAGTGGAAATTATGGTGATATGAATATGACAGGCAGGATTGAGGAGCTTGATCATTACGTTGAAGAGGGTAAACTGGAGGAAGCAGTGAAAGTTTTGGGGTTGTTAGGGGAGCAGGGTATCAAAGTTGATTTGCCTCGTTATTTAGCCTTGATGACTGCATGTGGCAAGGATAAAGCTCTTGAAGAGGCAAAGTGCATTCATCAACATCTTATGAGATCGATACCTAATCTTGAAGTTAGTACTTACAATAAGATTCTTGAGATGTACTGTCAATGCAGAGCGATGGAGGATGCTTATAGTATATTTGAGAAGATGCCACAACATAACTTGACTTCTTGGGACATTATGATTGCTGGGCTTGCTAAGAATGGTCATGGAGAAAATGCCATTGAATTGTTCACGGAATTCAAAGAATTGGGACTGAAACCTGATGGTCAAATGTACCTTGGTGTTTTTAGTGCATGTGCTGACTTACTTGACACCACTGAGGGCATGTTGCATTTTGAAGCAATGAGCAAAGATTATGGCATTGTTCCATCCATGGAACACTACGTGAGTGTGGTGGACATGCTTGGAAGTGCAGGTTATCTGGATGAAGCTTTAGAGTTCATTGAAAAGATGCCAGTGCAGCCAAGTGTGGAAGTCTGGGAAACTCTGATGCATCTTTCTAGAGTTCAGGGTAACATGGAGCTTGGGGACCGTTGTGCTGAGCTTGTAGAGCTTCTGGATCCATCTCGACTGAATGAACAATCAAGGGCAGGTCTCATACCATTCAAAGCTTCAGACCTTTCTAAAGGGAAGGAAAAGAGGAAAGCTGATGGTCATAATCCTCTTGAGGTTAGGAGCCGGGTCCATGAATTCAGGGCAGGAGATAGATCTGATCCTGATCATGAAAAATTATATGCACTGCTTCGGGGACTGAAGCATCAAATGAAAGAGGCTGGTTATATTCCAGAAACTAAAGTTGTGCTCCATGACATTGACCAAGAATCGAAGGAGGAAGCTGTGCTCGGACATAGTGAGAGACTTGCTGTTGCCAAGGGTCTCTTAAATACCCCTGCTAGGTCTGCAATGCGGATAATTAAAAATCTTCGTATCTGTCTTGATTGTCATAATGCTATGAAGATTATCTCAAAGCTGGTTGGTAGGGAACTTATTATGCGAGATGCCAAGAGATTTCACCATTTTAAAGATGGGGTATGTTCTTGTCGGGATTATTGGTGA
- the LOC113780646 gene encoding tRNA (cytosine(38)-C(5))-methyltransferase 2, which produces MEFEGLREEREQKPWRVLEFYSGIGGMRYSLMKAGVNAVVVEAFDINDVANDVYQHNFGHRPYQGNIQSLSAADLDSYEAEVWLLSPPCQPYTRQGLQKGSSDARASSFLRILELIPQTSQPLLMLFVENVVGFETSDTHKRMVKMLEENNFILQEFILSPLQFGIPYSRPRYFCLAKRKPLAFKNPQFNNQLLWSPGPLYEQDDQKSGMVDQSHGIFDDSIKACRPIEDFLEDKVPRNKVHSDYCTLLANISDLSEQTDKRNGCSHSSLNTYLVPLSLVERWGSAMDIVFPASRRCCCFTKSYYRFVKGTGSLLATNQEKTEDKIVPLEELGLRYFTPREVANLHSFPEDFQFPEHISLRQCYALLGNSLSVGVVAPQLRYLFSHPT; this is translated from the exons ATGGAGTTTGAGGGTTTAAGGGAAGAGAGAGAACAAAAGCCATGGCGGGTTCTCGAATTCTACAGTGGAATTGGCGGCATG AGATATTCATTGATGAAGGCAGGAGTAAACGCAGTAGTTGTGGAAGCATTCGACATAAACGACGTTGCAAATGATGTTTATCAGCATAATTTTGGCCACCGGCCTTACCAG GGCAACATTCAATCTCTAAGTGCTGCTGATCTTGATAGTTATGAGGCCGAGGTGTGGCTTCTATCTCCGCCTTGTCAACCATACACTCGACAAG GGCTTCAGAAGGGATCCAGTGATGCTCGGGCGTCCTCTTTTCTGAGGATTTTGGAATTGATACCACAAACTTCACAGCCTCTGCTCATGCTATTTGTTGAGAATGTTGTTGGATTTGAG ACATCTGATACCCATAAGAGGATGGTTAAAATGTTAGAAGAAAACAATTTCATCCTACAAGAATTTATTTTGAGCCCATTGCAGTTTGGCATACCTTATTCTCGGCCTCGATATTTCTGTTTg GCCAAAAGGAAACCTTTAGCCTTCAAAAATCCACAATTCAACAATCAACTTCTTTGGAGTCCCGGTCCACTGTATGAACAAGATGATCAAAAAAGCGGCATGGTTGACCAGTCACATGGAATTTTTGATGACTCAATTAAAGCATGTAGGCCTATAGAGGATTTTCTTGAGGACAAGGTGCCCAGAAACAAGGTTCATTCAGATTATTGTACTTTGCTGGCTAATATTTCCGATTTATCTGAGCAAACTGATAAAAGAAATGGTTGTAGCCATAGCTCCTTGAACACATATCTGGTCCCATTAAGCTTAGTAGAGAGATGGGGCAGTGCCATGG ATATCGTTTTTCCTGCATCGAGACGCTGTTGTTGTTTTACGAAAAGCTACTACCGCTTTGTGAAGGGTACTGGTTCCTTGTTGGCAACCAATCAG GAAAAAACCGAGGATAAAATTGTTCCACTGGAGGAACTTGGTCTTAGATACTTTACCCCTAGGGAG GTTGCAAATTTGCATTCCTTTCCAGAGGATTTCCAATTTCCAGAGCACATCAGCCTTCGACAATG TTATGCGTTGCTTGGGAATAGTTTAAGTGTTGGAGTGGTTGCTCCACAATTGCGCTACCTATTTTCTCATCCAACATGA